A stretch of the Rosa rugosa chromosome 5, drRosRugo1.1, whole genome shotgun sequence genome encodes the following:
- the LOC133709999 gene encoding major strawberry allergen Fra a 1.07-like translates to MGVFTYETEFTSVIPPPRLFKAFVLDADNLIPKIAPQAVKSAEIVEGDGGVGTIKKIHLGEGSEYSYVKHQIDGLDKDNFVYNYSIIEGDAIGDKVEKISYEIKLVASPSGGSIIKSTSNYHCKGEVEIKEEHVKAGKEKAAGLFKIIENYLLGNPDAYN, encoded by the coding sequence ATGGGTGTGTTCACTTATGAAACTGAGTTCACCTCCGTCATCCCACCACCAAGACTCTTCAAGGCCTTTGTTCTTGATGCTGATAACCTTATCCCCAAAATTGCCCCACAGGCTGTGAAGAGTGCCGAAATCGTTGAGGGAGATGGAGGAGTAGGAACCATCAAGAAGATTCACctcggtgaaggcagcgaaTACAGCTATGTGAAGCATCAGATTGATGGACTTGACAAAGACAACTTTGTTTACAACTATAGCATTATTGAGGGGGATGCTATCGGAGACAAAGTTGAGAAAATTTCGTACGAGATTAAATTGGTGGCATCTCCAAGTGGAGGTTCCATCATTAAGAGCACCAGCAACTACCATTGCAAAGGTGAGGTTGAGATCAAGGAAGAGCACGTTAAGGCCGGAAAAGAAAAAGCTGCTGGTTTATTCAAGATCATTGAAAACTACCTTTTGGGCAACCCTGATGCTTACAACTAA